AACTCGAAGAAGGGAAGAAAGAGAGTTCTGACTTTCATTCAGAAGAGCTGTCTCCAAAGCTGAGATCTTATTCCTGACTTCATCCTGTGAATCAAGAATATTAGAAACAAGCATATAACAAATCATGATGTAATTTACTACAAGTTATATGTCAATCAAGAATGACTGACAAGTCAAATTGGTAACAAGTGCATTGGCATCAATAGGACCACTCACTGTAACTCTTAGTTGATGTTCGTGTGTTAACTCAATCAAGGCACCTTCTACCTCCCCAACTTTATTCATCAGATAAGGTTGCACTTCAAAAGCAGGGTCAACATCAGAATCATCACTGTCACTGAAACACAAAGGACATGAGAAAAACATTGCTATCAAATCAAAGAATCCAACCGGAAACATGAAGTTAACATTGATAAATTGAACGAGAGATGCGGGTCCAAAATCGACTTTATCATGATTTAATATTAGAGATTAAAGCTAGGTTTACGAGATAGGCACCTTAGATAAAGGTCATCACAAGTGAAGTGTTTTCCAGCGCTGGCTACTACCAACGCTTTGtcatcctcatcctcatcctcactCTCCGTCTCATACTCAGGGGCACGAAGTACAAACCTTCTACCTTTCTCAATTTCCTTCCCACGGGATAAGTAAGGCCTAAAAACCAACAGAGATCAATTTGACAGCAATGACATACTCATAACGCAACAGAGTGCTTTTCACAAACAGTTGGTGTTCAAAAACAGAAAGCAAACcttgatgttgttgttttatgaATATGCAAAGGTTGAGTGGAAGAAGTGGCGCCGAGTTTGTTCTCCAAATTATTGAGCTCGGAGACGAGAGCATCGAAGCTCCAAtcaggttcaggatcaggagcaaCGTCATCGAATCTTTGTGAAGGAAGACGAAGATCCAATTTTATAGCTCCCCTACAAATACCACaataaattcaaattcaaattcaaattcaaattgacctctatgaaaattaaacaaaaccattgaaTTAAAAGTTACATTGTTTGATTCTTGAAGGAGTGGTTTTGGAGGTTTCGAGCGGGTTTGGAATGAATGAAAAACAAATGTAGTGAGTAAATAAAGTTGGTCTCGAAAGTCACCAAAAGGTTCTTGTGATAAAGAAAGTGGAAGTGCAAGAAACCACGGTAGTTGCAACCCTTTGAAAAAACGACAGTTGGGATTGAAGGGGGATAAACAGGGAATTTGACCTCGACAGACAACAACGATACtagttttcttgtttctttgaattatttttacaaaaagttaatttagaataattattGAAAGTTTCTCAACCCTTCCCATAATTCTTTTACACACCacgctaatttttatttttgttctttgtttttgtAGATGTACATTTAAaaatactttatttttaaaaaaaaaattgattccttccgtagatacatctacgaaagcgtataaaataaaagaaaacacagttAACTTCaccttattttcattttaataatattttcgtagatgcatctacggaaggaggTGAAATAGAGTGTTTCGTAAGTGCATATACAGAACagtctgtttttttttaattcatgttATTTTCATGACGAAAATCCATGTTTAAAGACGTACATTTTCAGATTCAGTAATGCAATTTAAAGACAACAGTAGGTAAACCAATAAAAAtgcaatatataaataatgtcggtcaaagtgtcgagtacatcatcaaatacaaacaaaaataaaatataaatacatcatCAAATATAACTATTGAGTATGTCGGGCGTCCTCCTGCGTATCATCATGCGCATCCCCTCAGAATCTACGAAGGGATCTGCAGGCTCTACCCCTAACATCAAGCGTCCCATGGGTCCTAGCACGATGTCGACGGTACAGAAATGCACTCTCTGACATCCTGGTCATACCATCCAGCACACGCATAGAAGCAGTACCCTTAGGGAATAAACCCTCTGCAATGGCTCTGATGCCCCTGTCAGTTATCTGATGACATAGAGGAAGAAGATCCTCGGGGTGGTCCAACTGAGTCTGATGCGCACGGAGAATCTCTTTGTGGGCAGGTCTGGGAGGACCTCCCTCTACAGCCGGAAGCATGTATGGATGTGAGACTTTATAGTACCATGTGATGTACACCTCGACACAGCTCCAAACGTGCTCTGCTAGCGTCGCTCGTTCCTCCTCAGGGACCATGTGATGCTTCCAGTCTGCAAATACCTCATCTAACTCCCTGCGGGCCATGGCGATGGGAGCTGAAACATGAGGATCGCGAGGAATCGTCTGCTCATATCCAAACTGACGTATGACGCGCTACGAAATGTAGCGTACAACAATGGTCGAGCTGGcggccaaccatccagaatacagACATATCTCGTCAAACGGAACCACCACTCGTTGCTCATCATAGCAGCAGTACCTGATGTCCTCAGCGGCCATGCGGTCAAGAGAGCACTTGTAGGGATCCGGCACCTGGTTCCCTGTAAGGGGGTGAAAGCACTTGCACGTGGCATGACCTCTGTGTAGTCCTCTACCTCTCCCCAACCAATAATGTCTAGGAAGTGTTGTAGTATCCAAccctaaaaaaaaacacagttattTTCAAGTAcattaaaaaactataaaaaaagtaGAAAAGTGTAAGATTGTTACCAGCAAAAGAGTACAGCTGCCTGCAACTGTCTTTGCCTTCTACAGGCATCCTCTCCAAGTCTATGATAGTTGTACGCCAGTACAACCGCTCCCCAGTTATACTCATGGATACAAGATATATCTGATAAGTACGGCAGGTAGACGACGTCTGTGTACGTCGAGCTCGTGCCCACAAAGAGCTGGGTGCCTATCAAATATAGGAAGTAAGATCTCAGCGCTCTCTCTCTGTGTGTAGCCTGCTCCAACTCATCCCCCTCAACCTGCAGTGTCGCAGTGAGTTCCGCATCATACTATCTATGCAAGAATCTAAACTTGACGTGGGCTCCTCGtgtcctctccacctcctcaaggGCATCATCGGGATCAGCCCCCAGCTCAGCAATCAGCATTTCCTGAGCTTCCGCCTTCGTCAGCCTACTGTGACAAAGGAGGGTACCCTTGATAGGAAGATGAAGTAGGCATGCCACATCATCTAGAGTGATGGTAATCTCACCGTGGGGTAGATGAAATAAGGATGTCTCAGGATGCCATCTCTCCGTAAAGACCGCAAACATACCATTATGTTTGATACAAAAAATCTCGATTTAGATACTgcgtatttataaataaacatcaaaataaaaacagaaaattattctcccgtagatgcatctacggaagtatgaTATTTAGAAAACACTGAATTtttccgtatatgcatctacggaagtaccttTGGTTCAAAACAttgggtgcttccgtagatgcatctacggaaagccCCAACGTTGATCTCTTCCGTAGATGGATATACAAAAGCAACTGAAACTCAGAAACACAACAATGGCGTCTGAGTCAGTCCAGTcactagaaaatctatttttggtGGCTTGATCATCCGTTTAAAATGTCAAACAaaccctacattgtctctaaacgcTATTTCTAAACCTATCAattcatttctacacctaaatatcacattccaattcaatttcaaaactactctaaattaattaaaaattcgaaaaacttaccgattaaagcTGATGTTGATGTTACTAAACCTTGTTTGAAGTTGATGTTGACAAGAAATTTGAAGTAGAACTTGAAAGAGATTTGAAGTTGAGAGAGTATGAGAAGAGTTTGTATTTGTGTTTGAGTTTGAAATGAAGAGAATGAGGGAGAGGAATGGTCTGACGCGGGCTATAACACCAAACATTTCCGTAGATCCACTTACGGAAGACTtttatagatgcatctacggaacagaacaacattaaaacaaaaaaaaagtgcttcaaaatatgcatctacggaagcgcgAGGGCAAATTAGACAATTTGATGGTGCGTAAGAGGGCCATGGGGTTAAGAGAGAAATtctctaattattttttattttatccaatttattataatatatttcttttaaattaaatcaaaaatataaacattaataaataaaataatattttaatactcCATTGCATCTTCATCTTGTAAATCATCTTCTCCATTCATACATCTATTCAAACTCATATAATTTAATTACACCTAACCCTTAACCCAAAAAAATAGATTAGCATAtgaaattttgaataaaattgaTTAGTATTGTGTTTGTAGCAAAAACaacttttataattattatattttaaatataagatAATCGTGATTTATCATCTTAAGTAagacaaatattttgtatttattgCGATGCGATgcaaaaatctaaataaaaagtaaaattttaGATGTCGATATTAACAGTGAGAATGTTTGTTGGGGTAAATTTCATCATTATGTGCCTATCAATAGATCATTATTATACTCATTTACTCGGCATATATTACTACCACATGTTACCCTTATTTGTATCTTCTTTCAGCCTCCACACTATGAGATAAGTGCATTACTCAATAGAACGATATATGCTACTATTAACCAATATAGAACATTAACTCCCAACAGTTATAGAGTAGCGAGACTCCACGTCGATTCTGCTACACTATGTGTGAATATTGAGCATATAGCTATGTCTAGGTTTAGTATTCAATATGTGATTATCTTATATCTATTTATGACAAACACCTTTGATGTCAGGTCATACCATGAAAACTGGTTTTAGGTTGTGACATGAGTAGAAATTGATTTTAGAAGACTTGAGGATAAAGTGTGATGAACCAATGAATTTTTATTGTGATAATAAGTATGCTATTAGCATAGCCCATAGTCTAGTATAACATAATATAACCAAATATATTGAAGTTGACCGGAATTTCATTAAAAAGAAATTAGATAGTAGTCTTATTTGCACTCCACATGTGTCCTCCTGAAATAACCTTGCAGATCTTCTAACGAAAGGGCCGAACAACAATAATTTTGAAAGAACTGTTTTCAaggaaatgaaaaatataaattcaCCAGCTTAAAGAATGGTGTTATAAATTGTAATTTTATGGTTCTTAGTTTAGTATTATTAACAATTTATGTTTGAACACAAGTTGAtattaacatatttattttaatattaacatATTTTCGAGCTTGGGCCTGTAAAGATTTTGATAGTTATAAATATGAGTTTATTTCATTTGTTGTAACACAAGTTGCATAAGTTGTATAAGATAGAAATCTTAGTCAGAAGTATATGGTAAAATTTCTTAGAATTATATTCTAGGGATTCGCCATCATTTTGGGGTTATCAAATGGATTGATAAACACTTTAAAACACCTTGATTTGTGTAATTCTTATGATGAGAATTGAGAGATTGTTAAACATTTAGGATAGAAAATATGATTTGTTCTTGAGAACTCCaaagactattttcttgtaattcGTATTATAATCTTCTGTAACAACTTTAAGTATAGTGAATTAGAGAGTTGTTCTTTCCGCCAGACGTAATCGAACCGAGTAAACAATTTTTTTGTCTTCTTAcctattattatttattgtttgAGACTATTTTTCTAATTGTCACTGTTCTTTATCCTTTACATCAAATTTTTTAGTGTGATTGATTCATTGAACTCTAAATTATTCTTTCAATTTCACAATAAGGAGATATCACATATTCAAATGAAATTAcatataataaactcaaacacAATACTACAAATCTACTTCAACCAATGTCCACCATGCATTCACCTATACTAAAATGAATCTCAAAGACGGAAATCCAAACTTACATGAAGCTAAAGCTCATCTCATGACTAATGCACACAGTCAACCCTAAAATGCTTCATAACTTATCCCAAAATTTATTGATATCATTGTAACTGCTCCATTGGTTTTTCCTTCTTTTCACCCAAGAAAGGTTTGAACATCAAAATAACTCCAAGTCCTTCAACAATATTAAGGACAAGGAAGACCACATGGGTGCCTACAGTTAAATGCAAAATAGTGACAGAAATCATGTTTCCTATTGAGATTGCAACACTCTAAATCATTATTTACTGTACCATCGTCATACCTGGGAGAAAAGAAGCATTTAATCGCTTTTGCGACCATGCTAATCTACATTCACCAGAAGcagaacaagaaaaatgcagtTAGATTATATCAGAAACTGTGAGTACGAATGTAAATGCGTCAAGCCAAGATAATGGTCAAAAGAGAAACTCACAATGCACCACCTCCAGCAGGGCCAATTATTTTGAATGCTGACATAGCAGTCATTGCAACGCCATTAGCTGCACCTCTTTGATGTTGTTCCTATATATACCAAATCAACATGCCATATGTTTCACAACTCACAAATCACAATTCCATTAAAAAAATATACGATTTCACTTTTCGTAAGGAAATAACAGCTAATGGGAGGAACTTTATTTTACCACTGCTCTATTTTGCAGAAGGAATAAACCAGTTGATATTGTCTCCTAAGTTCAGCAAAAAGAATACAGTTATGCAATACAAAGAAAGAGGTGCATCCTCAATGTCAGTCGCTCGAACTCATGAATCGTCAAAGTCTATATAGAGAGAGATCGTCACTTACAGACATAATGTACTTGAGAATGGAAGCAATATTTATCACAAGGTACAGTGTGGATCCAGACAGCAGTGTCATGAAGGGGTAACTTTGCAAGAGGGGTATGGATAATGCCTAAATATTGTGCCAAATAACAATACATATTTTAAACGAACAAACAATGAAATGCTGAATCACATTAACTTCAATATAAGGTGAAAGCTAACCCCTGTGATGCGAGCAAGGTTAACTGGTCCACAAGCTTTTTGCACCGACGGATACAGCGCAAGCTGGTAAATTATAATAGCAAAACCTGAATGGTTAATAAGCAGACAGCGATTAAGCAACATATACCTATTACAGTAATTAAGCAGCAAACTTTAAATATGTTGAGCATAAAATGTACCGGATATTGCCATAATGTTACCAACATCATTTGTCTTAAAGTTCAAACCGCCCAACCTTCGGGGACTGACAGCCCATAATGAGAAAACCTAGTTAAAGGTAAAAGAAGACAACAATAAATGCATGCATAAATTAATATACAACAGAGattcagtataacaaaatccatgAAGTCGAATATTACCTCTTGATAAGCAATATCATGAAGAGAGAAAACACAGTAAACAATAATAGATGACATTAAAGGCCAATTTAAGAAGATGCTTTCGTCTTTTTTGTTCATCTTGTCTTTCTCAGTCTTGCTGCTTCCATCTTCCGCGGATTCCATATTATCGCCGGACTCCTTGCTGCCAGTGTGGTAGTGAAGTGTTTCCTAGAGTAATGCAGACATATGCTCAGTCACACAATATGAAAGAGCGGAAAAGTATTTGATTAAGGAGCTTAAGATACATACCGGAAACCAAATACAGGCGATTGCTACTACAAATGCAAAAGCTGATATTACAAAGCAAGGCAAGAAATACGGAAATCTGCAAGGAGGTTTACAATTTGACAAATGAAATCCAATACaacaacaaagtataaaataaattcaaagagTAAAGGAAAACAAAATTGAACTGAtgaagtttttttataaaaattaaaatatctacTTACTTGTCCCAGAAGGAATCCTTTGGAAATAGATGTGGGTATTTCAATGTTGGCTGTGGTCCAAAATTTCACAAAAGTATTAAAACAAAGATAGATTCAAGATTTGTGAATCGAATTGAATTTCAAGCATCAGGTTTTCTCACCTGAGCCAAATAACCTCCCAATGCTGGACCAATGACTAAACCTACTCCCCATGCTGCAACAACCTGAAATCAGATCACAGTTTGTATTATTATAATCGACATGTGCTTCTAAGATACGATATAGTAGACAAAGGTAACCGAGGCATACTGATGAGAGTCCTAAAGCTTGcttctcttctctaaaaatttCAGTTGCATAAGCCTGTTAATAAGGGAAGCTATAGTTACTTACAATAACATAGAACCATATAAAATAACTCAAATTCAAACTTATAACATTAAAATTGCTTAGATATAGTGAATAACCTTTACAGGTCCAATCAGACCATTTAAACTTCCAAGAAAAAATCTCATGCTAATAGCCATCCATAGATTTGTGCTAAGACCAAACAACGTGTTGAAAACGACACTGAAATCAAGCAAGCACCAACACTATTATATGATAACATATATGATATAGTATATAGCTTGAAGGCAAAGGAAACCATGATATACTTACACTGTCATAACCCCTACAATTATAACCGGTTTTCTACCATAGCGATCAGATATTATTCCCCACAATATAGATGTCAAAGATCTGCCGAGCATGAATGAAGATCCTATAACAATTTTGCAATCCTATGTGGATTAGTATAAGCGAGGTAGAATACATCGAAGAATGGAAGTCTGAAGTGAAATCCTACCAACATAACCTGCATAGGCACTTATATCTTCTTCACTTTCTGCGATATTGAAATCCTTtacctaaaaataaatatttgctatatgtttgtttatctttcaagTAGCAGAAATACTTACATCCAAAGTTGTTCTACAAAGGAGGCATCCGCATAttccagaaagaaaaaaaaaagttaactcACCATGAAATAAACGAAGGGAAAGAGTGAAGCTACTGGCAACGCTGTTGAATATAAAAAGATAGCGATGAACTTAGATTGTTGCAATAAATTCAAGAACATTTTAGAACATTTGAAAAAAGTGGAAAACAGTTAAATGCTCACTGCCACATAACATGGTCATCCATATATAAGAAAGATTTCGAATGGAAACATCTGTTCCAAGCTCTTTGGCTTGATCCACCTTGCAACCTGGACAGTTCTCGTAATACCGTTTCTTCAACAAAGGTTGTCCTAAATTCTCCTCTTCCATTTTTGTTACACAATCTCACTTCTTGTTTCACACAAGTCTCACCACCACCCTGTATACTTCTTTCACATGCAACTTACTATGAAGAACTAAAAAATTCAGGACTTATGAGAGATATGAAAGGCAATAGTTTTGAAAGTACTTATAGAGTCCTTGAAGCAAAAAATAAAGTAACTTTAATATATATCATTTAAGATCTATATAATTTGTTCACTTTAAAGGAGTCAGTACCTTTCATCATTTCTAGGTGGGGTTACATAATAGAAATTCTAGAGAGTGAATTATTTTAGGCACCTGTCGATCATTGGTTGGTGAgttgatattaaaaaaaaacaataatcacCAAAAGCTCATATTATTCAATTATTCATGAAATGACATATCAACTTGAGTGACTTTGTTGTAGCCTAACTAAAGAGTAATAAGTCCCATTTTTTGATCTATTGTTCAGTAACTGGGAGTGAGAACCTTGTTCAACCACTTTCCCGTTTTTAACTACAGCTATTGAATCAACACTTTGTATTGTTGATAAACGGTGCGCTATAACTACACATGTTCTTCCAACCATCATTTTCTCCAAAGCTTCTTGTACTAGATTCTCAGACACACTGTCAAGAGCACTTGTTGCTTCGTCTAGCAGAAGTATCGAAGGGTTCTTCACCATTGCCCGAGCTATTGCTATCCTTTGCTTCTGGCCTCCTGATAGCTGTACTCCTCTTTCTCCACAGTATGTATCATACCCTTCTCTCATTGAACTGCATCATCATACAAAATAGTTTACACATAAACACTTGTATGACAAGCACTTATACTATAAGTGCTTCATTAAGTTCTTTAGATGAATAGAGGTTAGAAAGTGTACCTTATAAAGTCATGAGCATTTGCAAGACGCGCGGCCCTTCTTATTTCATCCTCTGATGCATTTTCCTTCCCGTATACAATGTTATCGCGGATAGTTCCTGCAAAGAGAGTAGGCTCCTGACTCACCAGTGCAATATGTGATCTCAAACTTTTCAAATGAAGTTCCTTGATGTCACAATTGTCTATGAATATGGATCCCTTAAAAGGGTCATAAAATCTTTCAATTAAGCCAATGATGGTGGATTTTCCTGATCCACTCTGTCCTACTAATGCTACTGTTTTGCCAGCTTCAATCTCAAGAGTTAGGCCTTTGAGAATCATTTGATCTGGCCTTGCAGGGTACGAGAAAAACACGTCTTTCAGTTTTATGTCACCCTTCATAGTCTTTTTCATTTTTCTGTTTCTAATATCTTCAGGTTCAATCTGAGTTTTTCTATCCAATATTGCAAATACCGAACTAATGGCTCTTCCACTTTTAGCTATGTCAGAAGTCATGCTTCCGGTATCGGCAATTTGTCGTCCAGTTCCCATCAAAATGAGGAAAACTTGCAAGAGATGCTTTGATTCTACAAGTTTATGGTTTAATAATATGCCTCCATACCAAAAAGTCAAAGCTATAGATGCTGTTGTCATGAATTGTGACATAGACAGTATAGAACCTGAAATCCATGATTGCTTGATGCTTTCCTTCTTGGGTCCATCCATTGCAGTTTTGAATAAATTTAATATCTTTTTCTCGGACGAAAATGCCGCGATAGTCCTGTGATTTGTTGTAGCTTCCATTGCTAATTGACTAGCATCTCTTTGAGCATTTTTTGCATTACCTGACATACTCTTCAAGAGAACGGTTTTTGAATAGAGACACGCAATGACCAAAGGCTGCATAGCAATCATGACAATAGCTACCCTCCATGTAACAATTAAACCGAGTACAAAAGCGAGCGAAGCCGTGACGGAGACCTGAACTAACAACGACATTCGTTCTGCAACGAGGGATCGAACCAAGTTGGCTTCAGTTGCCAAACGCGCGCAGATCGCTGCACTTGAATTTTCCTCTTGATCAAACCATCCTATCTCAAATGTCAACACCTTCTCTAGCAAATTCTCTCGCACCCTTTTAAGCAAACGCTCTCCCATGATAGAAAAATTGTAATGTTGAATGATGCCTGATACAAAGTTTACAGCGGCTATGCAGCAGAAGATAATCGAGTACAATCTGATTTGCGATTCGATGAAAGAGTTATCATCTACGAAGTAGACAGAAGCAACTATTCCTAAGCAATAGGAATAAAATGGCTGGCATAGTCCTGAACCAATGGCacctaaacatccaaacaaagcatGCTTCCATTCAGGAGCATTCATTTGTAGTAAACGCCAGTAAGATACGTTTGAACGGTAAGGTTTCTCCGAGTTTTCACTGCTGTAGTCATCATCAAAGCTAGACCCTATAACACTGATTGAATATATGGGACTAAAGGGTTGTGCAGAGCTAAACGCGTGATGAACTGGTGTATTTTGCCAGCTTGAATTTGAACTTGCTAGATTTTCCATTGCAAGAGGGCTCTTGTTTATTTGATGCTGCGCATTTTCATTTTGACTCGTCTGTTGCAAAAGTAGCATTTTGGTGTAAATCCCACCTTGTCCATTGTTTAGTCGAAGTAGTTCATCGTGTGAACCACATTCAACCACCTTTCCTGATTGAAGAACTACAATTGAATCAGCCTTacgaattgtggaaagccggtgaGCTATGATGATTGTTGTTCTACCTCTAGAAGCCAAGTCAAGTGCATCTTGTACTACTTTTTCGGATTGTGAATCCAAAGCACTAGTAGCTTCATCAAGTAGTAGGATTTTAGGATCTCTTATTAAAGCTCTTGCAATAGCAATCCTTTGTTTTTGTCCTCCAGATAATTGAGCTCCTAGTTGTCCTACCTGAAAAGCAAAGTATAATTTTTATAAGCTATATAGCACGTGTTTGGAACAGTGTTTCCATGTTTTTTCTCGCGCCCCGAGGCTGAAAAAACGTGAAAACAAACAAGCTCCAATTTGGAGCGTTAGGCCAAACACGCGTTTTTTTCCCTCTTTGACGCAGAAACAAACGTACCAATAATTGTTGTCTGTTATCTTGCTTATTACAGaaaattatgaatggaatgagATAGGAATCATAGCTTACTTGAGTTTCAAATCCATTAGGAAGTTTAATAATGAAATCGTGCGCATTAGCTGCTTTTGCTGCGGTTATGACATCTTCCATTGAAGCTCCTTCTTTTCCAAATAGAATGTTCTCTCTTATAGATGTTGCAAAGAGAATTGGTTCTTGATTTACCAATCCTATCAAGGATCTAAACCACTTAAGATGTAGTCTCTTTATATCAAAACCATCAAGCAATATGTCACCACGAGTAGGATCATAGAATCTTTCAAGCAACGAGATTATAGTCGATTTACCAGAACCACTTCCTCCAACTAGGCCTACGGTTTTACATGCCTGAACTTTAAGATTGAGTCCTTGGAGAATCATTGTATCTGGTCTTGAAGGGTAACAAAATTCAACATCTTTAAATGTAATCTCGCCTCTTGTATGTTTTAAAATCCTTCCTTTTCCTCTGGTAGAGTCTGTGGCTGGCTTTCTATCAATCATCTCGAAAATCCGAGTAGCGGCTATTGTCGCCTCTAATATGGAAGCAAGATTTGGTAGTGCACTCATCAAAGACCTGCATATAGTGAATTAAAGTTAACACTTTTCGTAAACTGAGTTCCATGTTCGAATACGAAAAAATGGTGAAGATACTCACAATCCTCCCCAAATAATGCATATTTCAGCACAAAACACATGGCCACCTTTCTCTCCTTTTGTTCTAACAAGAACACTCCCAACCCAAGATTGGAATGCCCAAGTAGCATATAACAAACCGAAACTTCCGATAACCACTCCCTTTGTTTGACCTTGCTTTATGCCAAGCTGCATACACGTATCAAGAGCAGAACTGAACCTTTTTAGTGTTTGCTTCTCACCTACGTACGAATAAACAGTACGAACCGACGAGATTGCTTGTTCTGCTATGCTACCAGCATCTCCGAACGCGTCCTTCATTTTACCACCCAGCTCTTTCATAGCATTCCCAAATATGAGTGCTGGCAAGATCATCATAATTGAAAATGGAAAAGCAGCTACTGCAAGTCTCCAAGAGAGGAAGAGTGCCACTATAAAGCTAGAGAAAAACGCAGAGAGGTGAACTAGACAACTAGGCAcctaaaaacaaacaaataatcatGTCAATGTTTTCACGGCAAAAATGCC
This genomic stretch from Vicia villosa cultivar HV-30 ecotype Madison, WI unplaced genomic scaffold, Vvil1.0 ctg.000349F_1_1, whole genome shotgun sequence harbors:
- the LOC131627082 gene encoding putative multidrug resistance protein; this translates as MGNKGGFFRYADGADKLLLFFGTLGCIGDGIQTPLTMLVLGSLIDDYARGGSQHTVSIQTINKYALKLVAVAIGVAVSAFIVGVCWTRTAERQTSRMRIEYLKSILRQEVGFFDKQTNSSTTFQVIATITSDAQTIQDTMSDKVPSCLVHLSAFFSSFIVALFLSWRLAVAAFPFSIMMILPALIFGNAMKELGGKMKDAFGDAGSIAEQAISSVRTVYSYVGEKQTLKRFSSALDTCMQLGIKQGQTKGVVIGSFGLLYATWAFQSWVGSVLVRTKGEKGGHVFCAEICIIWGGLSLMSALPNLASILEATIAATRIFEMIDRKPATDSTRGKGRILKHTRGEITFKDVEFCYPSRPDTMILQGLNLKVQACKTVGLVGGSGSGKSTIISLLERFYDPTRGDILLDGFDIKRLHLKWFRSLIGLVNQEPILFATSIRENILFGKEGASMEDVITAAKAANAHDFIIKLPNGFETQVGQLGAQLSGGQKQRIAIARALIRDPKILLLDEATSALDSQSEKVVQDALDLASRGRTTIIIAHRLSTIRKADSIVVLQSGKVVECGSHDELLRLNNGQGGIYTKMLLLQQTSQNENAQHQINKSPLAMENLASSNSSWQNTPVHHAFSSAQPFSPIYSISVIGSSFDDDYSSENSEKPYRSNVSYWRLLQMNAPEWKHALFGCLGAIGSGLCQPFYSYCLGIVASVYFVDDNSFIESQIRLYSIIFCCIAAVNFVSGIIQHYNFSIMGERLLKRVRENLLEKVLTFEIGWFDQEENSSAAICARLATEANLVRSLVAERMSLLVQVSVTASLAFVLGLIVTWRVAIVMIAMQPLVIACLYSKTVLLKSMSGNAKNAQRDASQLAMEATTNHRTIAAFSSEKKILNLFKTAMDGPKKESIKQSWISGSILSMSQFMTTASIALTFWYGGILLNHKLVESKHLLQVFLILMGTGRQIADTGSMTSDIAKSGRAISSVFAILDRKTQIEPEDIRNRKMKKTMKGDIKLKDVFFSYPARPDQMILKGLTLEIEAGKTVALVGQSGSGKSTIIGLIERFYDPFKGSIFIDNCDIKELHLKSLRSHIALVSQEPTLFAGTIRDNIVYGKENASEDEIRRAARLANAHDFISSMREGYDTYCGERGVQLSGGQKQRIAIARAMVKNPSILLLDEATSALDSVSENLVQEALEKMMVGRTCVVIAHRLSTIQSVDSIAVVKNGKVVEQGSHSQLLNNRSKNGTYYSLVRLQQSHSS
- the LOC131627109 gene encoding protein ZINC INDUCED FACILITATOR-LIKE 1-like codes for the protein MEEENLGQPLLKKRYYENCPGCKVDQAKELGTDVSIRNLSYIWMTMLCGTLPVASLFPFVYFMVKDFNIAESEEDISAYAGYVGSSFMLGRSLTSILWGIISDRYGRKPVIIVGVMTVVVFNTLFGLSTNLWMAISMRFFLGSLNGLIGPVKAYATEIFREEKQALGLSSVVAAWGVGLVIGPALGGYLAQPTLKYPHLFPKDSFWDKFPYFLPCFVISAFAFVVAIACIWFPETLHYHTGSKESGDNMESAEDGSSKTEKDKMNKKDESIFLNWPLMSSIIVYCVFSLHDIAYQEVFSLWAVSPRRLGGLNFKTNDVGNIMAISGFAIIIYQLALYPSVQKACGPVNLARITGALSIPLLQSYPFMTLLSGSTLYLVINIASILKYIMSETISTGLFLLQNRAVEQHQRGAANGVAMTAMSAFKIIGPAGGGALLAWSQKRLNASFLPGTHVVFLVLNIVEGLGVILMFKPFLGEKKEKPMEQLQ